In the genome of Gadus morhua chromosome 14, gadMor3.0, whole genome shotgun sequence, one region contains:
- the LOC115559199 gene encoding membrane-spanning 4-domains subfamily A member 4D isoform X1, with amino-acid sequence MYGNLVEGESFELRMENGERGEELASPKNEPTASEGLDKFQRLKPTILGAIEVTIGISMALTAITYLAVDVDLDITAILFWGIFIYIPAGGLTIAADRKPTRAKVCAALGMNVLVALSTVAGSVLHFFASVLFAYPPCHLGCKHLRNTELFMLAASILLFIVSILVVSSAVAALCSSRKPSIENTVI; translated from the exons ATGTATGGGAATCTTGTTGAAGGAGAAAGCTTTGAGTTGAGGATGGAGAACGGAGAGAGAGGCGAAGAATTGGCTTCTCCCAAGAATGAGCCAACAGCCTCTGAGGGCCTCGACAAGTTCCAGCGATTGAAGCCCACAATACTCGGA GCGATTGAAGTAACAATTGGGATCTCCATGGCACTGACCGCAATTACGTATCTGGCTGTCGATGTCGACCTCGACATAACAGCAATCCTCTTCTGGGGAATCTTCATC TACATCCCTGCTGGGGGTTTGACCATCGCTGCTGACAGGAAACCCACCAGGGCCAAG GTGTGCGCTGCGTTGGGGATGAATGTGCTGGTGGCTCTCTCGACCGTCGCTGGAAGTGTTCTTCATTTCTTTGCTAGTGTACTATTTGCGTACCCTCCCTGCCACCTTGGTTGTAAACATTTG AGAAATACTGAATTGTTCATGCTGGCAGCGTCCATCTTGCTGTTCATCGTCTCCATACTGGTTGTTTCCTCTGCAGTGGCTGCTCTGTGTTCCTCTAGAAAG CCATCAATAGAAAACACAGTAATCTAA